The window TGTTGCAacatttttcactttgattttcggggtgtctttgaatttagtcctctgtaggttgataattttcatttccatcaaacgaTGTGGCATCCTTTCATTGCTAACAAATTACCTCATTCATATCCAGCAGGatattttttccccattgagatctgatgtgttttcgaagtgttcctttaatttttttgagcagtgtattattacaatttaaatccactgttttctattttaatatattttaaagtaatttattcctgtgatggtgaagcagtgtcacatgatccttcagaaatcattctaatatgctgattttaacatttcttattattatcaatgatgaaaacagaaatatatatatatatatatatatatatacatacacacatacatacatacacacacacacacatagactgAAGAAACACCAATATCTCAATGTTCATGTCCTTACCAGCTCCTCCTCGCTGTTCACAACCATCAAGTGCGCCCCATGGTTGTGGCAAAAAGACTGTGATAATTCCCATGTCTCATAAACATTCACTAACAAATAACAGGTGTTCTTATACGAAACCCAACCATCCGAGCAGCGCCCTGTATTTAAGAGAACAAAACACATGACTACAGACAACACTTGAATACCAATTGCGTTTATAATCATAAAATTAGAGCTGTGATTTTAGAGCTGTGATTTTACTGACATCCATTCATGTTATAATTGTATTGCTATTGTATTCATTGTCTTTAAATGCAACATTTCCTACCTCTATCACCTTTGTACTGAAACGGGATAGGTGTAatatcatcagaaagaagacCTCTGGTCTGATCCTCTTGTGAATTCTTCTTGacttaaattaaaaacagttacagttatttattattaacacaTAAAAACTTGCTCAGATACAATTGACATTATTATAAGTCTGACTTACAGTTGACACCCGTTACGATTCCTATTACCAAGAATGAAAGGAGGAGGAGAACAGTGAACATGACACAAGCCACTTTGCCTGAATGGGGACATAACAGTAAACAGACTTTAAATGCCAAAAGTAAATCGCTTAGAACAGACTTTAAATTAGGCATATCTTAAGCAAGCACTATATATCAAATGAGCTGACATAAAGCCTGCAAAACAGTTCCAGATACCACCATATTTTACTTGAACTTGTCATTGAACTTGTCACCTccctttttgagcatagatcTGAACTTAAATGGCTGTAATTCATGAGTGCTTCAGAATGCAGACCTAAGATTAGTCTCTTTTTAGAGgaatagttcgcccaaaaataaaaatgatcccataatttactcaccctcaagccatcttaggtgtttaagactttcttctttcagctgaacacaatcagagttatattaaataatatcctggctcttcccatCTTTGTAATGGCATTGAGTATTATCAAgagtttttgaagctccaaaaagcacatccatcaatcataaaagtaatccatatgactccagtggGTTCCACTGAAGCGAAGAgggaaaatatccatatttaaaactttataaactataatcattGGCAGAAAGGTGACCtctaaagccggggacacacctaacgattcgctgaaacattctaagactgaactgaacacacataccgattgtttccttcgactggagctgatttatatactcacacatggaatttgaacaccgactgtaatcgcagactgaatgcaactggctctgactggacgcgtttgagcgcgatcagtcataagtatcaatttacattcataatcggcctcacaatcgttaggtgtgtccccggcttaacCCGACGCATGACGTATTAGcttctcttctcttatatcaaaatcctctaacatttttctttaaaacttcTCGTTTTAGAATTCTCATTTGTGACTGGCATTTTATTTTGCTCTATCCTTGTGCTTCCGCATTCGTCAGTTCTCACCTAAGCTTACGCTATGCCTAAATCATATGTCAGTGTCAGAGATTATAGCttataaagttttatatatggatatttttcttacaaaaacccattacttaacttcagaaggcatttattaacccactggagttgTGTGGATAtctttatgatggatggatgagctttttggagcttcaaatACTCGGGCACTATGcaatgccattataaagctgggaagagcaaggatattttttaatataactacgactgtgttcgtctgaaagaagaaagtcatatacacctagaatggcttgagggtgagtaaattatgggataattttcatttttgagtgaactattcgTTTAAAGAAGGACACGCAGTAGATTATTGCAGAAGTGAAAGCAATTCacttaaagaaaattaaagtgtgagaaagttatagaagtttactATAAAGCAAATGTACTGagctaaacatttttattttgtacaaaatatatattttacaaaataattggACTCTAAATGTCGaactaatttgtgttccaaatttgaactTGATATTGAGCCTGCTAAAAGGAACTATGCACAATTTTAAATCCCCTTTCCACAGGATGAATTTTGAGTGTTTAAGCTTACAAAAGTTTTCAAATGGTTACTAAAATATgtgttgggggaaaaaaaggcaATAGAAAAGTGTCCCTCTACTGGGACAGTTAATATGTTATGCAATTTATAAATGCCTGACACATGGCACAGATGACCTGTTTTTATCAATTCATAGATAACCCCTACCTGGTGGCCTTAAAACCCTTACCCATGAGCAGCCAACGCCCATAGCCACTGTCTCCGCTATAATAAGCTACAATGATACTACTTGCCTTGCTGGTAGAAGGGATCCACCCTGTCAGGATTTCCCTCCACATCATCTGAGAGTTTGTTGGCCTGCATTCCTTGAGGTCAGCCTATAGCCTGAATGTAAGgacaaaaatataaatcaaGTGATTATCTGATAATGCCATTTCACAACGTTCTCTGAAATACAAGAAGTTCAATTACATCGCGATAAATCGGTGC of the Megalobrama amblycephala isolate DHTTF-2021 linkage group LG12, ASM1881202v1, whole genome shotgun sequence genome contains:
- the si:ch211-170d8.8 gene encoding early activation antigen CD69 produces the protein MQANKLSDDVEGNPDRVDPFYQQGKVACVMFTVLLLLSFLVIGIVTGVNFKKNSQEDQTRGLLSDDITPIPFQYKGDRGRCSDGWVSYKNTCYLLVNVYETWELSQSFCHNHGAHLMVVNSEEELEFISRVVQKQTDYWIGLKRDKMGKWSWVNGDDYHSAPYFWDENQPSHRGMESCVHLKGTDSVRRKPLHDADCHSEHYHICERKLEKGMW